Proteins co-encoded in one Candidatus Ozemobacteraceae bacterium genomic window:
- a CDS encoding XdhC/CoxI family protein: MATELFRELQEAFNSRKPFVLCTVVEVDGSSPGKSGQRMIVFEDGRTAGTVGGGINEERTRRAALELFPERGGTRLLSYDLSNEIDSGEPVCGGNVKVFLEYMADRNRIVIFGGGHIGFALARLASQMRFHVALVDDRPEYADASRFPEIEHVICRPYPGSVAAIGVEATDAVVIVTPGHLHDLEVLEQAVASPAEYVGMIGSARKVAEMKKSILASGADPKRVENIFAPIGIHLGSTTPEEIALEILAQIVAFRNGITLRYARTPSGK, translated from the coding sequence ATGGCCACGGAATTGTTCAGGGAACTTCAGGAAGCGTTCAACAGTCGCAAACCGTTCGTGCTCTGCACTGTCGTCGAAGTTGACGGCAGCAGCCCTGGAAAATCGGGACAGCGCATGATCGTCTTCGAGGACGGCCGGACGGCCGGAACGGTCGGGGGCGGTATCAACGAGGAGCGGACCAGAAGGGCCGCGCTGGAACTGTTCCCGGAGCGGGGCGGAACGAGACTGCTTTCTTACGATCTCTCGAACGAGATAGACAGCGGCGAGCCTGTCTGCGGCGGCAACGTGAAGGTTTTTCTCGAATACATGGCGGACCGGAACCGGATCGTCATCTTTGGCGGCGGGCATATCGGCTTCGCCCTTGCCCGGCTTGCTTCCCAGATGCGTTTTCATGTGGCGCTCGTCGACGACCGGCCGGAATACGCCGATGCGTCGAGGTTTCCCGAGATCGAGCACGTGATCTGCCGCCCCTACCCGGGGAGCGTCGCGGCGATCGGCGTCGAGGCGACGGATGCCGTCGTCATCGTCACGCCCGGCCACCTGCACGATCTCGAAGTGCTGGAGCAGGCCGTCGCATCGCCGGCCGAATATGTGGGGATGATCGGCTCGGCCAGGAAAGTCGCGGAAATGAAAAAGAGCATACTGGCATCGGGAGCCGACCCGAAGCGGGTCGAGAACATTTTCGCGCCCATCGGCATCCATCTCGGGAGCACGACCCCCGAGGAGATCGCTCTCGAAATCCTCGCCCAGATCGTCGCATTCCGGAACGGCATCACGCTCCGATACGCAAGAACGCCCTCTGGAAAATGA
- a CDS encoding DNA methyltransferase: MSAHPLFASPETVRSVPGNAGFIETPLGAVPRIYDEFWTAKQRQMHSLHYALSYRASFKPELPDYFIRKFTRPGDAVGDPFGGRGTTLLQANLLGRRGHSNDVNPLSERIARPKVNPVTVEAVERRLQQIPLEAPRDLSREEDLSMFYHPQTYMELLNLRDYLKTHRDATDRFIEMLALSRLHGHSPGFFSAYSFPQISIPKANQVKINRTRGADPEYRDIASRIVKKAKSALKDGQLDEIRQHGKNTVITTGDSRNLKGWADHSVDLIVTSPPFLNTVDYVQDTWLETWFCGIDSQKLEKVVVQTPDLGEWMQFISDTLAELHRVVKKGGLVAMEVGEVRYQGELINLDEAVVNLTCSKKYNAGQFKVVEVYVQSQEFTKLANCFKVTNNLLGTNTNRIVLMENI, from the coding sequence ATGAGCGCCCACCCCCTGTTCGCGTCACCGGAGACCGTCCGCTCCGTTCCCGGCAATGCCGGATTCATCGAAACGCCCCTTGGAGCGGTTCCCCGCATCTACGACGAATTCTGGACCGCGAAACAGCGCCAGATGCACTCGCTGCATTACGCCCTTTCGTATCGGGCCTCGTTCAAACCCGAGCTGCCCGACTACTTCATCCGAAAGTTCACGCGGCCGGGCGACGCCGTCGGCGACCCGTTCGGCGGCCGCGGCACGACGTTGCTCCAGGCGAACCTCCTCGGCCGGCGCGGCCACAGCAACGATGTGAACCCGCTTTCAGAGCGCATCGCCCGGCCCAAGGTCAATCCCGTGACGGTCGAAGCGGTCGAACGCCGTCTGCAGCAGATCCCGCTCGAGGCCCCCCGCGATCTTTCCCGGGAAGAGGATCTCAGCATGTTCTATCATCCGCAGACCTACATGGAGCTTCTGAATCTGCGGGATTATCTGAAAACGCACCGGGATGCGACCGACCGGTTCATCGAGATGCTTGCGCTCTCCCGCCTTCACGGTCATTCGCCGGGCTTCTTCTCAGCCTACTCGTTCCCGCAGATCTCGATTCCAAAGGCGAACCAGGTCAAGATCAACCGCACGCGGGGCGCGGATCCCGAGTATCGCGACATCGCTTCCCGCATCGTCAAGAAGGCGAAGAGCGCGCTGAAAGACGGACAACTCGACGAGATCAGGCAACATGGGAAAAACACCGTCATCACGACGGGCGATTCCCGGAACCTGAAGGGATGGGCCGACCACAGCGTCGATCTGATCGTCACCTCGCCCCCGTTTCTCAACACGGTCGATTACGTGCAGGATACCTGGCTCGAGACCTGGTTCTGCGGCATCGACTCGCAGAAGCTCGAGAAGGTCGTCGTCCAGACGCCCGATCTCGGGGAGTGGATGCAGTTCATCTCGGACACGCTCGCGGAGCTTCACCGCGTCGTGAAGAAGGGCGGCCTGGTGGCGATGGAAGTTGGCGAGGTGCGATATCAGGGCGAGCTGATCAACCTCGACGAGGCAGTTGTCAACCTGACGTGCAGCAAGAAATACAACGCCGGCCAGTTCAAGGTCGTCGAAGTCTACGTGCAGAGTCAGGAGTTCACGAAGCTGGCCAATTGTTTCAAGGTCACCAACAATCTTCTGGGAACGAACACGAACCGGATCGTCCTGATGGAAAACATCTAG
- a CDS encoding DivIVA domain-containing protein has protein sequence MRITPLDIYQREFSRKKIGGLDENEVYDFLKKVGREYEAVYAESKDLKDQVERLTAQMKDYLELEKTLKQTLISAQKASGDLKNNAEKEAELIVKEAEIQAERILDEARSESEMVGKEIRELKRQKRMLKVELKTVLESYMAMLTEDGPTPIRAVPSVSKAPVAEAA, from the coding sequence ATGAGAATCACACCCCTCGATATCTACCAGCGCGAGTTTTCGCGCAAGAAGATCGGCGGTCTCGACGAGAACGAGGTCTACGACTTTCTGAAGAAGGTCGGACGCGAATACGAGGCCGTCTACGCCGAGAGCAAGGACCTGAAAGACCAGGTCGAGCGCCTGACGGCCCAGATGAAGGATTATCTCGAGCTCGAGAAGACGCTCAAACAGACGCTCATTTCGGCCCAGAAGGCGTCAGGTGACCTCAAGAACAACGCCGAGAAGGAAGCCGAGCTGATCGTGAAGGAAGCCGAGATCCAGGCCGAGCGCATTCTCGACGAGGCGCGGTCCGAATCCGAGATGGTCGGCAAGGAGATCCGCGAGCTCAAGCGCCAGAAACGCATGCTCAAGGTCGAACTGAAGACGGTTCTCGAATCGTATATGGCGATGCTGACCGAGGATGGGCCTACGCCCATCAGGGCCGTCCCTTCCGTTTCCAAGGCTCCGGTCGCGGAAGCCGCCTGA
- a CDS encoding DUF167 domain-containing protein, whose product MTLACLRPHARGTSLSVQAAPRASRSEIVDISGDRCKMRIKAAPVEGEANEALTAFIAKTFGITKRQVSLEHGARGKQKTFVLAGIAPETVEIILRRAVEESAPDKERA is encoded by the coding sequence ATGACGCTCGCCTGCCTGCGCCCGCACGCCCGCGGAACGTCCCTCAGCGTTCAGGCGGCGCCGCGGGCGTCACGGTCGGAAATTGTTGACATCAGCGGGGATCGTTGTAAAATGAGAATCAAGGCGGCTCCTGTCGAGGGGGAAGCCAACGAGGCTCTGACGGCGTTCATCGCCAAGACGTTCGGCATCACCAAGCGTCAAGTATCTCTGGAACACGGGGCTCGCGGCAAGCAGAAAACGTTCGTTCTTGCCGGCATCGCCCCGGAAACGGTTGAAATCATTCTTCGGCGTGCGGTTGAAGAATCCGCGCCGGACAAGGAGAGGGCATGA
- a CDS encoding zinc dependent phospholipase C family protein, translated as MRLRHIMISLVILTAVLFAAAPADAWGGRTHRKITSDAYFIMPAAFRAFLGATGTGASAKNPALKPLLQASVEPDTTLKDFRNHVFHIHGSDMGNGPFKVEQLANEIVDDIKSKKSRATIIQKLGWLSHYVSDLVQPLHTGIVVIDGIEEKPYHAASERDINENVHLFGVSFEGCRKVERLSALMVYWSLWANKYYDAMIEYYTPGNLNQKKGRAIVASCYSRAVNNIVLMWYTIWARAGGKINPSIDARPKYFPPNTDKNEISLPHSTAEIDEPDEEAAPAPASE; from the coding sequence ATGCGCTTACGACACATCATGATCTCACTCGTCATTCTCACGGCCGTGCTGTTTGCTGCGGCTCCGGCCGATGCATGGGGCGGTCGCACGCACCGCAAGATCACTTCCGACGCCTATTTCATCATGCCGGCCGCGTTCCGCGCCTTTCTCGGGGCGACGGGCACGGGAGCGAGCGCAAAGAATCCCGCGCTCAAGCCGCTCCTGCAGGCATCCGTCGAACCCGACACCACCCTGAAGGATTTCAGGAACCATGTGTTTCACATTCACGGCAGCGACATGGGCAACGGTCCGTTCAAGGTCGAACAGCTTGCGAACGAGATCGTCGACGACATCAAAAGCAAAAAGTCGCGGGCGACGATCATCCAGAAGCTCGGCTGGCTGAGCCACTACGTCTCTGATCTCGTTCAGCCGCTTCACACCGGCATCGTCGTCATCGACGGCATCGAAGAAAAGCCGTATCACGCCGCCTCCGAGCGGGATATCAACGAGAACGTCCATCTGTTCGGCGTTTCGTTCGAAGGCTGCAGGAAGGTCGAGCGTCTCAGCGCCCTGATGGTATACTGGTCGCTATGGGCAAACAAGTATTACGACGCGATGATCGAGTATTACACGCCGGGAAACCTCAACCAGAAGAAAGGGCGGGCCATCGTCGCCTCCTGCTACTCACGGGCCGTGAACAACATCGTTCTGATGTGGTATACCATCTGGGCCCGCGCCGGCGGCAAGATCAATCCGAGCATCGACGCCCGGCCGAAGTATTTCCCCCCAAATACCGACAAGAACGAGATCTCCCTCCCGCACTCGACCGCCGAGATCGACGAACCCGACGAGGAGGCAGCTCCGGCTCCGGCTTCTGAATGA
- a CDS encoding pitrilysin family protein produces the protein MIFPFSRLSAPIETIAFPNGLQLVLHPFPSPAVGFACLIRSGPIFETATNSGVSHFLEHMLFRGTPEYPTSSELSCALDRVGSESNAATFSDMTIVSCKVLPESLEEAMRLIHRMLTAPTFNGLAAERRIILEECLEDEDEEGQVTAIDQLSSQLMYGDHPYALPILGTPETVKRIRRHHLEAHLHDHYRPESVVVSLAGGFDLRKARAAAGKVFGKWQPAPLLRAPERPGPVPALNGPRILCVDSPRSQVQARVSFRALAFNEPDFYVQKSLVRILDAGSGSPLRQAMQDSKGFCYSLSVGTDSYENAGAIHIDFSVQPDVLEDAVGECLRVMAQIAKAPLGKDVVDHMLYQYVKAKRFASTDVWDFSGRYAFRALYPSPISFAEEFAATQKLRPADIHAMASRLLRRAHLGVTLVGDISKARAARVKKRLRSFPE, from the coding sequence ATGATCTTTCCCTTCAGCCGCCTGTCGGCTCCCATCGAAACCATCGCGTTCCCGAACGGCCTCCAGCTGGTTCTTCACCCGTTTCCGTCGCCCGCCGTGGGTTTCGCCTGCCTGATCCGGAGCGGACCGATCTTCGAAACCGCCACGAACAGCGGCGTGTCGCATTTTCTCGAGCACATGCTGTTCCGCGGAACCCCCGAATACCCAACGTCATCCGAGTTGAGCTGCGCGCTCGACCGGGTCGGCTCGGAATCGAACGCGGCGACGTTTTCCGACATGACGATCGTCTCCTGCAAGGTGCTTCCAGAGTCGCTGGAAGAAGCCATGCGTCTGATCCATCGCATGCTGACCGCGCCGACGTTCAACGGGCTGGCGGCCGAGCGGCGGATCATCCTCGAGGAGTGTCTCGAGGACGAGGACGAAGAGGGCCAGGTGACCGCGATCGACCAGCTTTCTTCGCAACTCATGTATGGCGACCATCCGTATGCCCTGCCGATCCTGGGCACGCCCGAAACGGTGAAACGCATCAGACGGCATCATCTCGAGGCGCACCTGCACGATCATTACAGGCCGGAATCCGTCGTCGTCTCGCTGGCGGGGGGCTTCGATCTCCGAAAGGCCCGAGCCGCCGCCGGGAAGGTGTTCGGGAAATGGCAGCCGGCGCCCCTTCTGCGCGCTCCCGAGCGCCCCGGGCCCGTTCCCGCGTTGAACGGCCCGCGGATATTGTGCGTCGATTCACCCCGAAGCCAGGTTCAAGCGCGGGTTTCCTTCAGAGCGCTCGCCTTCAACGAACCCGATTTTTACGTGCAGAAATCTCTCGTACGCATTTTGGATGCCGGCTCGGGATCGCCCCTGCGACAGGCGATGCAGGATTCGAAGGGGTTCTGCTATTCACTGAGCGTCGGTACCGATTCCTACGAGAACGCCGGCGCGATCCACATCGACTTTTCCGTTCAGCCGGACGTTCTCGAAGACGCCGTCGGAGAATGCCTCCGGGTGATGGCGCAGATCGCGAAAGCCCCGCTCGGAAAGGACGTCGTGGACCACATGCTGTACCAGTATGTGAAGGCGAAACGGTTCGCCTCGACCGACGTCTGGGATTTCTCCGGTCGATACGCCTTCAGGGCGCTGTATCCGTCGCCGATCAGCTTCGCCGAGGAGTTTGCTGCGACCCAGAAGCTCCGGCCGGCGGACATTCATGCCATGGCGTCACGCCTTCTGCGCCGGGCGCATCTCGGCGTGACGCTCGTCGGCGACATTTCAAAAGCCCGCGCGGCGCGGGTGAAAAAACGATTACGAAGCTTCCCGGAGTAA
- a CDS encoding dockerin type I domain-containing protein — translation MRKTVLTGGLIVATLLSMSTASFCEETAGAEAALVPAAQEETDIREDEGKPDADDVEKKMAAEFVRVTPKEQAGIWAKRLDDMERQKDYAGLRSSAVAFTRWLDSIKDKEPDVYKNHIVQAYTANAAGLNGQGYYMVAANKIRAGYEAGKAAGVNVGNLVELASRYDIRKETRNEYYKAIRNHQNAVAKIEKDVLDLTTQKQKMVDELLQSSKKITPDALKELQGRIKALNEKIAAGRKEIEKENAAHKKLLDDKKYDGIILNPQLTANVEAAEKAQQAIQAQIKDGEAAVRKGLLALAEKAEHSWQGLSDRMNKLTAQQKEITALQKELLDLLAKKPYSEDAKKRIRALNEKLDKLSAEMAKNLDGVEADFMNAGTFNALDPKQMIAFREQLAALLKAETAIGQENARIDEQIAAMEKATAKLGDVNGDGKIDRKDLAKLVLHLGRKASTLANADLDGDGRITISDFQFLREAVFGGRTVFPADPTYIPGDLNGNGKLGWADLLKLAHVVQRAGKNGIKVSSPWLAQFDINGDKVINNEDFQALVKKITQPPVVYKPAVEPASGTEAAVATEAATTPADTATGTTVETGANPQETAQPAGSMGDN, via the coding sequence ATGAGGAAAACAGTTCTGACCGGCGGTCTGATCGTGGCGACACTGCTGAGCATGTCGACGGCCTCGTTCTGCGAGGAAACGGCGGGCGCCGAAGCCGCTCTCGTTCCGGCCGCCCAGGAAGAGACGGATATCAGGGAAGACGAGGGCAAGCCCGACGCGGACGACGTTGAGAAGAAAATGGCTGCCGAGTTCGTGCGCGTCACCCCCAAGGAACAGGCTGGCATTTGGGCAAAACGGCTCGACGACATGGAGCGTCAGAAGGATTATGCCGGACTCCGCAGTTCGGCGGTCGCGTTCACCCGGTGGCTCGATTCGATCAAGGACAAGGAGCCCGATGTCTACAAGAACCACATCGTCCAAGCCTACACGGCCAACGCAGCCGGCCTGAACGGCCAGGGCTATTACATGGTCGCCGCGAACAAAATCAGAGCCGGATACGAAGCCGGGAAGGCGGCGGGCGTGAACGTCGGCAATCTCGTCGAGCTTGCGTCCCGGTATGATATCCGGAAAGAGACCCGGAACGAGTATTACAAGGCGATCCGCAACCATCAGAATGCCGTGGCGAAGATCGAGAAGGACGTTCTCGACCTGACGACCCAGAAACAGAAGATGGTTGACGAGCTTCTCCAGAGCAGCAAGAAGATCACCCCCGACGCCCTCAAGGAACTCCAGGGACGGATCAAGGCGCTGAACGAAAAGATCGCCGCCGGCCGCAAGGAAATCGAGAAGGAAAACGCCGCTCACAAGAAGCTCCTCGACGACAAGAAATACGACGGCATCATCCTGAACCCCCAGCTGACGGCGAACGTCGAGGCCGCAGAAAAGGCTCAGCAGGCGATCCAGGCCCAGATCAAAGACGGCGAGGCTGCCGTCCGGAAGGGCCTGCTTGCCCTGGCCGAGAAGGCCGAGCACTCCTGGCAGGGTTTGAGCGACCGCATGAACAAGCTCACCGCCCAGCAGAAGGAAATCACCGCCCTCCAGAAAGAGCTTCTGGACTTGCTCGCGAAGAAGCCGTATTCGGAAGATGCGAAGAAGCGCATCCGCGCCCTCAACGAGAAACTCGACAAGCTGAGCGCCGAGATGGCGAAGAATCTCGACGGCGTCGAAGCAGACTTCATGAACGCCGGCACGTTCAACGCTCTCGACCCCAAGCAGATGATCGCTTTCAGAGAGCAGCTCGCCGCCCTGCTGAAAGCAGAGACCGCGATCGGGCAGGAAAACGCCCGCATCGACGAGCAGATCGCTGCCATGGAAAAAGCGACGGCGAAGCTTGGCGACGTCAACGGTGACGGCAAGATCGACCGGAAAGACCTGGCGAAGCTGGTCCTCCACCTCGGCCGCAAGGCGTCGACTCTTGCCAATGCCGATCTCGACGGCGACGGCAGGATCACGATCAGCGACTTCCAGTTCCTGCGTGAAGCCGTGTTCGGCGGCCGCACCGTGTTCCCGGCCGATCCCACCTACATTCCCGGCGACCTGAATGGAAACGGGAAGCTTGGCTGGGCCGACCTTCTCAAGCTGGCTCACGTCGTCCAGCGTGCCGGAAAGAACGGGATCAAGGTCAGTTCTCCCTGGCTCGCCCAGTTCGACATCAACGGCGACAAGGTGATCAACAACGAAGACTTCCAGGCGCTCGTGAAGAAGATCACCCAGCCTCCCGTCGTCTACAAGCCCGCCGTGGAACCGGCGTCGGGCACGGAAGCGGCGGTTGCAACCGAAGCGGCGACAACGCCAGCCGACACGGCGACGGGGACGACGGTCGAAACGGGCGCCAACCCGCAGGAAACCGCCCAGCCGGCCGGCTCGATGGGCGACAACTGA
- a CDS encoding prepilin-type N-terminal cleavage/methylation domain-containing protein, giving the protein MRRSAFSLVEVLVACVVVGLAAAPMLGMLSSSNRTSRASVFEIMAVQYAEELGEQLLRLSQRLKSMREVTGESIKTLLEDPQIVAALNPQTPPAVEPGIIRIPGTEIVLLCSPLNPNFLARVVKIEQLDTAGKQVLKNGIFWNVTIGLAWRMSKNDSVIHNASFSLVLREEP; this is encoded by the coding sequence ATGCGCCGTTCAGCCTTTTCCCTCGTCGAGGTGCTTGTCGCCTGCGTCGTCGTGGGACTCGCGGCGGCGCCGATGCTCGGCATGCTCTCCTCGTCCAATCGGACGAGCAGGGCTTCGGTGTTCGAGATCATGGCCGTACAGTACGCCGAGGAACTCGGCGAACAGCTTTTGCGGCTGTCCCAGCGGCTGAAATCGATGCGCGAGGTGACGGGCGAAAGCATCAAAACCCTGCTCGAAGACCCGCAGATCGTTGCCGCCCTGAACCCGCAGACGCCCCCGGCGGTCGAACCGGGCATCATTCGCATCCCTGGCACTGAGATCGTTCTGCTGTGCTCGCCCCTGAATCCGAACTTCCTGGCCCGTGTCGTGAAGATCGAACAGCTCGATACCGCGGGAAAACAGGTTCTGAAAAACGGCATATTCTGGAACGTGACGATCGGCCTCGCGTGGCGGATGTCCAAAAACGATTCCGTCATCCACAACGCGTCGTTCTCGCTTGTCCTGAGGGAAGAGCCATGA